A window of Luteolibacter flavescens contains these coding sequences:
- the thrC gene encoding threonine synthase, translating into MLYHSTNNPAHRVDLKEAILRSLPPDNGLYMPDVLPVLGSDFWSIWRELTFQEIGYAVAHAFFHEDVPAPALREIVEGTVTFDAPVIPLAPGDHILELFHGPTLAFKDFGARFMARLMGWLVRGEDRKLTVLVATSGDTGGAVASAFHRVPGTRVIILYPKGKVSGLQEKQLTTLGDNITALEIDGTFDDCQRLVKSAFLDRELSERLNLTSANSINLSRLVPQSFYYIHGARQLPEGVDPVFVIPSGNFGNLTAGLLAVQLGLPVKKFVAATNLNDVVPAYLKSGNYQPRPSTATISNAMDVGAPSNFARMQALFGNSWEGMRGKIDGLSFTDDQTRAAIREVKSLHQYEIDPHGAVGWLAARKWRAANPGNATITLETAHPAKFLDVMEQEIGKGSVEIPERLAILADREKVAVQLPADEAAFKQWLS; encoded by the coding sequence ATGCTCTACCACTCCACCAACAATCCCGCCCACCGGGTGGATCTGAAGGAAGCGATCCTGCGCTCGCTGCCGCCGGACAATGGCCTGTACATGCCGGACGTGCTGCCGGTGCTGGGCTCGGACTTCTGGTCGATCTGGCGCGAGCTGACCTTCCAAGAAATCGGCTATGCCGTGGCGCACGCGTTCTTCCATGAGGACGTGCCGGCCCCGGCGCTGCGCGAGATCGTGGAGGGCACCGTCACCTTCGATGCCCCCGTCATCCCGCTCGCACCTGGCGATCACATCCTCGAGCTTTTCCACGGGCCGACGCTTGCCTTCAAGGACTTCGGCGCTCGCTTCATGGCCCGCCTGATGGGTTGGCTGGTCCGCGGGGAGGATCGCAAGCTCACCGTGCTCGTCGCCACCTCCGGCGATACCGGCGGCGCGGTCGCCTCCGCCTTCCATCGCGTGCCGGGCACACGGGTGATCATCCTCTACCCGAAGGGCAAGGTCTCCGGCCTGCAGGAAAAGCAGCTCACCACGCTCGGCGACAATATCACCGCGCTGGAAATCGACGGCACCTTCGATGATTGCCAGCGGCTGGTGAAGTCCGCCTTCCTTGATCGCGAGCTGTCCGAGCGCCTGAATCTCACCTCGGCCAACTCCATCAATCTCTCCCGCCTCGTCCCGCAGAGCTTCTACTACATTCACGGTGCGCGGCAGCTTCCGGAAGGAGTCGATCCGGTCTTCGTCATTCCGTCCGGGAACTTCGGCAACCTCACCGCCGGCCTGCTCGCCGTGCAACTCGGCCTGCCGGTGAAGAAATTCGTCGCCGCCACCAATCTCAACGACGTGGTGCCCGCCTACCTGAAGAGCGGCAATTACCAGCCCCGCCCCAGCACGGCCACCATCTCGAATGCGATGGACGTCGGCGCGCCGTCGAATTTCGCCCGCATGCAGGCGCTCTTCGGCAACTCGTGGGAAGGCATGCGCGGGAAGATCGACGGCCTGTCCTTCACCGACGATCAGACGCGCGCGGCGATCCGCGAGGTGAAGTCGCTTCACCAGTATGAGATCGACCCGCACGGCGCGGTCGGCTGGCTCGCAGCCCGCAAGTGGCGCGCGGCGAATCCCGGCAATGCAACGATCACGCTGGAGACCGCGCACCCCGCGAAATTCCTCGATGTGATGGAGCAGGAAATCGGCAAGGGCTCCGTGGAGATCCCCGAGCGCCTCGCCATCCTCGCCGACCGTGAGAAAGTGGCCGTGCAACTCCCCGCCGACGAGGCCGCCTTCAAGCAGTGGCTGTCATAG
- a CDS encoding DUF2264 domain-containing protein — translation MRCLLLIVAMALPAIARTGQQDREFTVKTLDRIARPVLESLSEGRLRKELPLGPGEADRARWTYLEAFGRTMAGIAPWLALGPDETPEGKLRARYIALSRKSLVMATDPASPDRMNFSDGGQPLVDAAFLSQALLHAPEVLWAPLTDAEKANVAAALKETRKIKPYESNWLLFSALVEAALWELTGECEMAPIQRALDKHEEWYVGDGTYGDGPDYHWDYYNSFVIQPAMLTVLDTCQAEKHPLAGRLPKVTERAKRFAAVQERLVSPEGTYPVMGRSSAYRFGAFQHLSMMALRKELPSEVSPAAARGALTAVIHRTIEAPGTFDKKGWLQVGAVGHQPSIREGYISTGSLYLCLAGLQHLGLPATDPFWTAPAEPWTQKRIWAGEDVKADKAMK, via the coding sequence ATGCGCTGCCTCCTCCTGATCGTTGCCATGGCTCTGCCTGCTATCGCCCGGACGGGCCAGCAGGACCGGGAGTTCACGGTGAAGACACTCGACCGGATCGCCCGGCCCGTCCTGGAGTCCCTCTCGGAAGGGAGGCTCCGGAAGGAGCTCCCGCTCGGCCCGGGCGAGGCGGACCGCGCCCGGTGGACCTACCTCGAGGCCTTCGGCCGCACCATGGCGGGCATCGCCCCGTGGCTGGCACTCGGACCGGACGAGACCCCTGAGGGAAAGCTGCGCGCCCGCTACATCGCACTCTCCCGCAAGTCCCTCGTCATGGCCACCGATCCCGCGTCGCCGGACCGGATGAATTTCTCCGATGGCGGGCAACCGCTGGTCGATGCCGCCTTCCTTTCCCAGGCCCTGCTCCATGCGCCGGAAGTACTATGGGCACCGTTGACGGACGCGGAGAAGGCGAACGTCGCCGCGGCACTGAAGGAGACCCGCAAGATCAAGCCCTACGAGAGCAACTGGCTCCTTTTCTCCGCGCTGGTGGAGGCCGCGCTCTGGGAGCTGACGGGCGAATGCGAGATGGCCCCGATCCAGCGCGCGCTCGACAAGCACGAGGAGTGGTACGTCGGCGATGGCACCTACGGCGACGGGCCGGACTACCACTGGGACTACTACAACAGCTTCGTGATCCAGCCCGCGATGCTCACCGTGCTGGACACCTGCCAGGCGGAGAAGCATCCGCTCGCCGGACGCCTGCCAAAGGTGACCGAGCGGGCGAAGCGCTTCGCAGCCGTGCAAGAGCGGCTCGTTTCCCCGGAGGGCACCTACCCGGTCATGGGCCGGTCCAGCGCCTATCGCTTCGGGGCCTTCCAGCACCTCTCGATGATGGCGCTGCGAAAGGAGCTGCCGTCCGAGGTCTCCCCTGCCGCTGCACGCGGGGCGCTCACCGCCGTGATCCACCGCACCATCGAGGCACCCGGCACCTTTGACAAAAAGGGCTGGCTGCAGGTCGGCGCGGTCGGCCATCAGCCGTCGATCCGCGAGGGCTACATCTCCACCGGCAGCCTCTACCTGTGTCTCGCCGGACTCCAGCACCTCGGCCTGCCGGCCACCGATCCCTTCTGGACAGCCCCTGCCGAGCCATGGACGCAGAAGCGCATCTGGGCCGGTGAGGACGTGAAGGCGGACAAGGCCATGAAGTAA
- the ftsA gene encoding cell division protein FtsA, with product MPRSKIHVGLEIGTSKICMVVGEVKSDGSVKILGVGQSKSVGVRKGEIYDFPQVRTCLKDALVKAEDASDVEIGSVYLSVTGSHIHGVNNRGSFRLPDDESVIAPAHVQEAKEIARAVAIPADHVYLHHIIRRFGVDGFEHATSPVGLSGKTVDADFHVIHGIRSRIENQIKCVREMPLDIDDLVFAPIASAQVALDRESKERGALVIDIGGGTTDYVLYLDGAIEASGCIPVGGDHITNDIHLVTGLAFSKAETLKVREGDASADPARSVGIIKVSDDKGFAEAEVKRQLLNDIIRQRMEETLKLLLRRLPHGAMDRVGTGVFLSGGSSLMRGFGELAHDIFKRDIYRPEPPELSGVQANFKDPQFTTAIGLIRYAQIIEAEREPKRGFLRRLWPFSK from the coding sequence ATGCCTCGCTCGAAGATCCACGTCGGACTAGAAATCGGCACCAGCAAGATCTGCATGGTGGTGGGAGAAGTGAAGTCGGATGGCTCCGTCAAGATCCTCGGCGTCGGCCAGTCGAAGTCCGTCGGCGTGCGGAAGGGCGAGATCTACGACTTCCCTCAGGTCCGCACCTGCCTGAAGGATGCGCTGGTGAAGGCGGAGGATGCCAGCGATGTCGAGATCGGCAGCGTCTATCTCTCTGTCACGGGCTCGCACATCCATGGCGTGAACAATCGTGGCAGCTTCCGCCTGCCGGACGATGAATCGGTCATCGCGCCAGCCCACGTGCAGGAGGCAAAGGAGATCGCCCGTGCCGTGGCGATCCCGGCGGACCACGTTTACCTCCATCACATCATCCGCCGCTTCGGAGTGGATGGCTTCGAGCACGCGACCTCGCCGGTCGGGCTGTCGGGGAAGACGGTCGATGCGGATTTCCACGTGATCCACGGCATCCGCTCGCGGATCGAGAACCAGATCAAGTGCGTCCGCGAGATGCCGCTGGACATCGACGACCTCGTCTTCGCCCCCATCGCCTCCGCGCAGGTGGCGCTCGACCGCGAGTCGAAGGAGCGCGGCGCGCTGGTCATCGACATCGGCGGTGGTACTACGGACTACGTACTTTACCTCGACGGTGCGATCGAGGCCTCCGGCTGCATCCCCGTCGGCGGGGATCACATCACGAACGACATCCACCTCGTGACCGGCCTCGCTTTCTCGAAGGCGGAGACGCTGAAGGTGCGCGAGGGGGATGCCTCCGCGGATCCCGCGCGCTCCGTGGGCATCATCAAGGTGTCCGACGACAAGGGCTTCGCCGAGGCCGAGGTGAAGCGCCAGCTTCTCAACGACATCATCCGCCAGCGCATGGAGGAGACGCTGAAGCTCCTGCTGCGCCGCCTGCCGCACGGGGCGATGGATCGCGTCGGCACGGGTGTCTTCCTGTCCGGCGGCAGCAGCCTCATGCGTGGCTTCGGCGAGTTGGCGCACGATATCTTCAAGCGGGACATCTACCGCCCCGAGCCGCCGGAGCTGAGCGGCGTGCAAGCGAATTTCAAGGACCCCCAGTTCACCACCGCCATCGGCCTGATCCGCTACGCGCAGATCATCGAGGCCGAGCGCGAACCGAAGCGCGGTTTCCTGCGTCGTCTTTGGCCCTTCTCAAAATAA
- a CDS encoding cell division protein FtsQ/DivIB, translating to MFKRRTSRVHHRRQVIELQAKVVSPRIVWYSVLKSLRKMVRFAVFLAFLGAAAWGVKYGIDRGLLENEKFQLQAIELTPNPAIDERRLVQVAGIDLNGSLFDCDAEEIEAKLRALPELATVSVRREFPGTLIVQVTARTPHVWVSSPSHGIPARDPQAGLLVDKKGFAFHCPPDMRDDVSGLPVFELGEGGEAPAAGKLVEHPEFSRLNRLYQVACGRIDRADQWIDTLRQSRAWSLELVSHEGTRASFGLGDHERQMSDLHAALVHAREQDQHIASIELIPERNIPVVLHGEGAPRAILIDEPVPVAPPDRRSRDLQNLLNR from the coding sequence ATGTTCAAGCGCCGCACTTCACGAGTCCATCACCGTCGCCAGGTCATCGAGCTTCAGGCGAAGGTCGTGTCGCCGCGCATCGTTTGGTATAGCGTCCTGAAGAGCCTGCGGAAGATGGTGCGTTTCGCCGTCTTCCTCGCGTTCCTCGGTGCGGCGGCGTGGGGGGTGAAGTACGGCATTGATCGTGGATTGCTGGAGAACGAGAAATTCCAGCTCCAGGCGATCGAGCTGACGCCAAATCCCGCCATCGACGAGCGCCGCCTGGTGCAGGTGGCGGGCATCGATCTGAATGGCAGCCTCTTCGACTGCGATGCCGAGGAGATCGAGGCAAAGCTCCGCGCGCTGCCCGAGCTTGCGACCGTCAGCGTCCGCCGGGAGTTCCCGGGCACCCTGATCGTGCAGGTCACCGCCCGTACCCCGCATGTGTGGGTTTCCTCGCCGTCGCACGGCATTCCCGCCCGCGATCCTCAGGCCGGCCTGCTGGTGGACAAGAAGGGCTTCGCCTTCCACTGCCCGCCGGACATGCGGGACGATGTGTCCGGGCTGCCGGTCTTCGAGCTTGGTGAGGGTGGTGAAGCCCCGGCCGCCGGGAAGCTGGTGGAGCATCCGGAATTCAGCCGCCTCAATCGTCTCTATCAGGTCGCCTGCGGCCGCATCGACCGTGCCGACCAGTGGATCGACACGCTGCGCCAGAGCCGCGCGTGGTCGCTGGAGCTGGTCTCGCACGAGGGGACTCGCGCTTCCTTCGGCCTCGGCGATCACGAGCGCCAGATGAGCGACCTGCATGCCGCGCTGGTGCATGCCCGCGAGCAGGACCAGCACATCGCTTCCATCGAGCTCATCCCCGAGCGGAATATCCCCGTCGTGCTTCACGGTGAAGGTGCACCCCGCGCCATCCTCATCGACGAGCCCGTACCCGTCGCCCCGCCGGACCGCCGGTCCCGCGACCTCCAAAATCTCCTGAATCGCTGA
- a CDS encoding D-alanine--D-alanine ligase — protein MIAKDLLIAVLMGGPGSERDVSLASGNAVLKALQTAGYNAVPVDVSGPDFELPAGTGLAYNVIHGTFGEDGQLQQILEDRGVPYTGAGVTSSRIAFDKNLAKEKFLVAGVPTPASEIVDVSAGPKLPTIPVPFVVKPPREGSSVGVTIVKDEAQAMAAMETAAKYGNDILVEAFVEGKELTVGILEDTAMPIVHIAPRDGFYDMANKYPWLSGGVGSDYYCPADLDAETTRRVLEAALAGHRSLGVEVYSRVDVLLDAAGNPFVLEANTIPGMTETSLLPKSAAAQGIDFTALCLKIAELSLALRSR, from the coding sequence ATGATCGCGAAAGATCTCCTCATCGCCGTCTTGATGGGCGGCCCCGGCTCCGAGCGCGATGTCTCGCTCGCCTCTGGCAATGCCGTGCTCAAGGCGCTGCAGACCGCCGGATACAATGCGGTGCCGGTGGATGTCTCCGGGCCGGATTTCGAGCTGCCTGCCGGCACCGGTCTGGCCTACAACGTGATCCACGGGACCTTCGGCGAGGACGGCCAGCTCCAGCAAATCCTGGAAGACCGCGGCGTGCCCTACACCGGCGCGGGCGTGACCAGCAGCCGCATCGCCTTCGACAAGAATCTCGCGAAGGAGAAATTCCTCGTCGCGGGCGTGCCGACTCCGGCGTCGGAGATCGTGGACGTCTCCGCCGGTCCGAAGCTGCCGACCATTCCCGTGCCCTTCGTGGTGAAGCCGCCGCGCGAGGGATCGAGCGTCGGCGTGACCATCGTGAAGGACGAGGCCCAGGCCATGGCTGCGATGGAGACCGCCGCGAAGTATGGCAATGACATCCTCGTGGAAGCCTTCGTCGAGGGCAAGGAACTCACCGTCGGTATCCTCGAGGACACCGCCATGCCCATCGTCCACATCGCCCCGCGCGATGGCTTCTACGACATGGCGAACAAGTATCCCTGGCTGAGCGGGGGAGTGGGCAGCGACTACTACTGCCCCGCCGATCTCGATGCCGAGACCACGCGCCGAGTGCTGGAAGCCGCGCTCGCCGGTCACCGCTCGCTGGGCGTGGAAGTTTATTCGCGCGTCGATGTCCTGCTGGATGCTGCCGGAAATCCCTTCGTGCTGGAGGCAAACACGATCCCCGGCATGACTGAGACGAGCCTGCTGCCGAAGTCCGCCGCCGCCCAGGGGATCGACTTCACCGCGCTTTGCCTCAAGATCGCCGAACTGTCGCTGGCCCTTCGTTCCCGATAA
- the murC gene encoding UDP-N-acetylmuramate--L-alanine ligase produces the protein MNDLSARLTDRDHPLRIHLIGVAGSGMSGLALLLMGMGHRVSGSDRVTSGETERLQKLGLAFSSPHTAEAVQGADVVVYSSAIRPENSAYAAATAAGTPVIRRAVCLAAILHTRKGIVVSGTHGKTTTSSMVAHSLREAGLQPSHYVGAEIPVLGANARWSEDGEWMVAEGDESDGTLALYHPACSIILNIEAEHLDHYKDLDEIKEVFTTLVNQTSGPVVYCKECAVATEVATKSAQAVSYGWSGADYTAAEIRELRGATAFTVVRNGEILGDVELGIPGRHNVLNALAAIATADKLGADFRLVSRALNTFAGAKRRFETKYLSQRLRIVDDYGHHPTELAATLQTARSLKPGRVVVLFQPHRYTRTQALADDFGKVLQAADKVFVTDVYPASELPIPGVSGATLVEAAKRHGDGDVVSLPNLATAHHVVGNFLEPGDLLITLGAGNVHEAGTRIANDLKVLEEILRLAPVDEIDAKLYEPMRRHTTMLVGGPAQFWIEPHSFGAFAAVVNHCRERGIALRVVGRGSNLLVRDGGMRGAVVHPSGGVFSECRVEDGKVIAGAGVRLKKVASVAQAAGIGGFEWMEGIPGNVGGALRMNAGAMGTETFDQVASVTFLDEDGEIRVRSRDEIVANYRDVPELRRNFALQAVFEGKPDTAEAIQGRWDASRSKRRTSQPVAASAGCIFKNPTETPAGKLVDELGLKGCNEGKARVSEVHGNFIVNGGGATASEVLAVIERIKAAARESRGIELETEVKVLGEDEYTF, from the coding sequence ATGAACGACCTGAGCGCCAGACTGACCGACCGCGACCACCCGCTGCGCATCCACCTCATCGGGGTGGCAGGCTCGGGGATGAGCGGGCTGGCGCTGCTGCTCATGGGCATGGGGCATCGCGTCAGCGGCTCGGACCGCGTGACCTCGGGCGAGACCGAGCGGCTGCAAAAGCTCGGCCTGGCATTCTCATCCCCGCACACGGCGGAGGCGGTGCAGGGTGCGGACGTGGTGGTGTATTCCTCGGCGATCCGCCCGGAAAATTCCGCCTACGCCGCGGCGACCGCTGCCGGCACCCCGGTGATCCGTCGCGCCGTCTGTCTCGCCGCCATCCTTCACACGCGGAAGGGCATCGTGGTCTCAGGCACGCACGGGAAGACGACGACATCCTCAATGGTCGCCCACTCGCTGCGCGAGGCCGGGCTGCAACCGAGCCACTATGTCGGTGCGGAAATCCCCGTGCTGGGCGCGAACGCCCGCTGGTCGGAAGACGGCGAATGGATGGTGGCCGAGGGCGATGAAAGCGACGGCACGCTGGCGCTCTACCACCCGGCCTGCTCGATCATCCTCAACATCGAGGCCGAGCACCTCGATCACTACAAAGACCTCGACGAGATCAAGGAAGTCTTCACCACGCTGGTGAACCAGACCTCCGGTCCCGTCGTGTATTGCAAGGAATGCGCGGTTGCCACGGAGGTGGCCACGAAGTCGGCTCAGGCGGTCAGCTACGGCTGGTCCGGTGCCGACTACACCGCGGCTGAGATCCGCGAGCTGCGTGGTGCCACCGCATTCACCGTGGTGCGGAATGGCGAGATCCTCGGCGATGTCGAGCTCGGCATCCCCGGCCGTCACAATGTGCTCAATGCGCTCGCCGCAATCGCCACGGCGGACAAGCTCGGCGCGGACTTCCGCCTGGTATCCCGCGCGCTGAATACCTTCGCCGGTGCCAAACGCCGCTTCGAAACGAAGTACCTCTCGCAGCGCCTGCGCATCGTGGACGACTACGGCCACCACCCGACGGAGCTGGCCGCGACGCTGCAGACGGCGCGCTCGCTGAAGCCGGGCCGCGTGGTCGTGCTTTTCCAGCCGCACCGCTACACGCGGACGCAGGCGCTGGCCGATGATTTCGGAAAGGTGCTGCAGGCGGCGGACAAGGTCTTCGTGACCGATGTCTATCCTGCGAGCGAATTGCCCATCCCCGGCGTGAGCGGCGCGACTCTTGTAGAAGCGGCGAAGCGGCATGGCGACGGCGATGTCGTCTCGCTGCCGAATCTCGCCACGGCCCATCACGTGGTCGGAAATTTCCTGGAGCCGGGCGACCTGCTCATCACGCTCGGCGCGGGCAATGTCCACGAGGCGGGCACGCGCATCGCGAACGACCTGAAGGTGCTGGAGGAAATCCTGCGCCTCGCTCCGGTCGATGAGATCGATGCAAAGCTCTACGAGCCGATGCGCCGCCACACGACGATGCTGGTCGGCGGTCCCGCGCAGTTCTGGATCGAGCCGCACAGCTTCGGGGCTTTTGCCGCGGTGGTGAATCATTGCCGCGAGCGTGGCATCGCGCTGCGTGTCGTCGGCCGCGGGTCGAACCTGCTGGTGCGCGACGGTGGCATGCGCGGTGCGGTGGTGCATCCAAGCGGCGGGGTTTTCTCCGAGTGCCGCGTCGAGGATGGCAAGGTCATCGCCGGAGCCGGAGTGCGCCTGAAGAAGGTCGCCAGCGTCGCGCAGGCCGCGGGCATCGGCGGCTTCGAGTGGATGGAAGGCATTCCCGGGAATGTCGGCGGTGCCCTCCGCATGAATGCCGGCGCCATGGGCACGGAGACCTTTGACCAGGTGGCCAGCGTGACCTTCCTCGACGAGGACGGCGAGATCCGCGTGCGCTCGCGAGACGAGATCGTGGCGAACTACCGCGACGTGCCGGAGCTGCGGCGGAACTTCGCGCTGCAGGCCGTCTTCGAGGGCAAGCCCGATACCGCCGAGGCGATCCAGGGCCGCTGGGATGCGTCGCGGTCGAAGCGCCGCACCTCCCAACCCGTCGCCGCCAGTGCCGGTTGCATCTTCAAGAATCCCACCGAGACTCCGGCCGGCAAGCTGGTGGACGAGCTGGGGCTGAAGGGATGCAACGAGGGCAAAGCCCGCGTCTCCGAGGTCCACGGAAACTTCATCGTCAATGGCGGCGGCGCGACGGCAAGCGAGGTGCTCGCCGTCATCGAGCGCATCAAGGCTGCCGCCCGCGAAAGCCGCGGCATCGAGCTGGAAACCGAGGTGAAGGTCCTCGGCGAAGACGAATACACTTTCTGA
- the murG gene encoding undecaprenyldiphospho-muramoylpentapeptide beta-N-acetylglucosaminyltransferase, translating into MDHSGGKSSLVIACGGTGGHLFPGLAVAEEWTARGGEVLLLISEKKIDQEAKRKYPQYRFETVPAIAKPATFSPKMLSFLAKLWSTKGRCGALLKEFKADAVLGMGGFTSLPPCWAAKRAGLPAFVHDSNALPGKANRLTSKFCRKVFIGMDPAKAFFPGMDVVQTGTPVRAEMRSLPGRKDAAAKFGLDPSKPTLLVTGGSQGARRLNSLVAMAFPDFPKGTQVLHIAGPLDEARVEQEAGARHGYRVIGFCDDMPSAYAASDAVLSRSGASSMTELSFLGLPSILVPFPYAADDHQTRNAEVFEKAGAAFLEPEGALDAAKLAARVTSLMSDLQTRERMAQAARSLAVPDAAARVCDAIEATLSRK; encoded by the coding sequence ATGGATCACTCAGGCGGGAAATCGTCGTTGGTAATCGCGTGCGGCGGCACGGGGGGGCATCTCTTCCCCGGACTTGCGGTGGCAGAGGAGTGGACGGCTCGCGGAGGCGAGGTCCTGCTGCTCATCTCTGAGAAGAAGATCGACCAGGAGGCGAAGCGGAAATACCCGCAGTATCGCTTCGAGACGGTCCCGGCGATCGCCAAGCCCGCGACCTTTTCGCCGAAGATGCTGTCGTTCCTCGCGAAGCTCTGGAGCACGAAGGGCCGCTGCGGCGCGCTGCTGAAGGAATTCAAGGCGGACGCCGTGCTCGGCATGGGGGGCTTCACCTCGCTGCCTCCCTGCTGGGCGGCGAAGCGGGCGGGCCTGCCTGCCTTCGTCCACGACTCGAATGCGCTGCCCGGCAAGGCGAACCGCCTGACCTCGAAATTTTGCCGGAAGGTTTTCATCGGCATGGATCCCGCGAAGGCCTTCTTCCCCGGCATGGATGTCGTCCAGACCGGCACCCCGGTGCGCGCGGAGATGCGCAGCTTGCCTGGCCGGAAGGACGCCGCGGCGAAGTTCGGGCTAGATCCCTCGAAGCCGACATTGCTCGTCACCGGCGGCAGCCAGGGAGCCCGCCGCCTGAATTCGCTCGTGGCGATGGCATTCCCCGATTTTCCAAAAGGAACGCAGGTGCTGCACATCGCCGGTCCTCTGGACGAGGCGCGGGTGGAGCAGGAGGCCGGCGCTCGTCACGGCTATCGCGTGATCGGTTTTTGCGATGACATGCCCTCGGCCTATGCTGCATCTGATGCGGTTCTCTCGCGTTCCGGGGCATCGAGCATGACGGAGCTATCGTTCCTCGGGCTGCCTTCCATCCTCGTGCCATTTCCCTACGCGGCGGATGATCATCAGACGCGGAATGCGGAAGTTTTTGAAAAAGCGGGTGCTGCGTTTTTAGAACCGGAAGGTGCGCTGGATGCCGCGAAACTGGCGGCGCGTGTCACCTCGCTGATGAGCGACTTGCAAACCCGCGAACGCATGGCACAAGCGGCCCGTTCGCTCGCCGTGCCCGACGCTGCCGCGCGGGTCTGCGATGCGATCGAAGCGACCCTTTCCCGGAAATAG